Proteins found in one Lycium ferocissimum isolate CSIRO_LF1 chromosome 6, AGI_CSIRO_Lferr_CH_V1, whole genome shotgun sequence genomic segment:
- the LOC132061607 gene encoding ankyrin repeat-containing protein ITN1-like produces the protein MVFTDEHKELVKEGEKWMKETANSCIFVAALTATVGFAAAITVPGGNNQDSGFPLFSNERVFTVFAVSVAFCLFSSVASVLMFLSILTSRYAEEDFLRRLPKRLILGLSTLFVSMTSLMIAFGATIYLVFGQKKRWIIYPVYTGAYITAVLFMDLQFGLLWEMFMSTYGPSIFRKQSSRVLY, from the coding sequence ATGGTGTTCACTGACGAACACAAGGAACTGGTCAAAGAAGGAGAGAAATGGATGAAAGAAACTGCAAATTCGTGCATATTTGTTGCAGCCCTAACAGCAACGGTAGGATTTGCAGCAGCCATCACTGTGCCAGGTGGAAACAATCAAGACAGTGGTTTTCCACTATTCTCCAACGAAAGGGTCTTCACAGTTTTTGCTGTTTCGGTTGCATTCTGTCTGTTCTCTTCTGTTGCCTCTGTGCTAATGTTTTTGTCTATCCTCACCTCGAGATATGCAGAAGAGGATTTTCTTAGACGACTTCCAAAGAGATTAATTCTAGGCCTTAGTACGCTATTCGTTTCAATGACATCTCTGATGATAGCGTTTGGTGCTACGATTTACCTCGTTTTTGGTCAGAAAAAGAGATGGATAATCTATCCAGTCTACACAGGAGCCTATATTACAGCAGTCCTCTTTATGGACTTGCAATTTGGTCTCTTGTGGGAGATGTTTATGTCCACATATGGTCCAAGCATTTTTCGTAAGCAGAGCTCGCGTGTACTTTACTAG